Proteins encoded within one genomic window of Anopheles gambiae chromosome 3, idAnoGambNW_F1_1, whole genome shotgun sequence:
- the LOC133393710 gene encoding uncharacterized protein LOC133393710, producing the protein MAAIHLWCVVTILSSTVSLSAGSQLTANPSHSYCYQLINGHRYLEPGTSVDPNQYYHAYAVLAPTQTNSTTWKLINAHPTCFHLCNVRTGQYLMVAPNNGVYAVNKTQLLSNPFAAFIFGPSYPDWPSRRARITNMLKMQPLCASSKQELISQKPLIVASLTQAGQESTGGTACEWELAEQPSCPSDDLC; encoded by the coding sequence ATGGCTGCAATACATCTGTGGTGCGTAGTGACAATTCTATCGAGCACAGTCAGCCTTTCGGCTGGGTCACAACTCACGGCAAACCCATCGCATTCCTACTGTTACCAGCTTATCAATGGCCACCGGTACCTAGAACCGGGCACATCGGTCGATCCCAATCAGTACTATCACGCGTACGCCGTCTTAGCTCCCACACAAACAAATTCCACAACCTGGAAGCTCATCAACGCACATCCCACCTGCTTTCACCTGTGCAACGTCCGAACCGGACAGTACCTCATGGTGGCACCCAACAACGGAGTCTACGCGGTCAACAAAACCCAGCTGCTTTCGAACCCATTTGCCGCCTTCATCTTCGGACCATCGTATCCGGACTGGCCGTCCCGGCGTGCTCGTATTACCAACATGCTAAAGATGCAACCGCTTTGTGCATCCTCCAAACAAGAACTGATTTCCCAAAAGCCACTAATCGTTGCTTCGTTGACCCAAGCGGGGCAAGAGTCGACCGGCGGGACGGCATGTGAGTGGGAGCTAGCTGAACAGCCATCCTGCCCCAGTGACGATCTATGCTAA
- the LOC4578016 gene encoding uncharacterized protein LOC4578016, with product MTIGVILAVACALTFTWPVEGMYLQERANCRTEGCATQYGCVPRYSQYKTALYCPQRCMIERCRSVENEPQPRVCHKITSVATGQTLAAMDSYDRRGDQRYYGATSLQNPNTGRGEQRYASLVNPNAGERDRWNLIVGPGNYYYIQNSDTREYLRASENNYLYLVSGRPTDESFLFKPDLVQGSWSSVLLQSVCYRGYIFVEQYSGRSASYAMMTHDLDRCYRESVWSISSVNC from the coding sequence ATGACGATCGGTGTGATCCTTGCCGTCGCGTGTGCTCTGACGTTTACCTGGCCAGTGGAGGGGATGTACCTGCAGGAGCGAGCAAACTGTCGCACGGAGGGCTGTGCCACCCAGTACGGTTGCGTGCCCCGGTACTCGCAGTACAAAACCGCACTCTACTGTCCACAGCGTTGCATGATCGAACGGTGCCGTTCGGTGGAGAACGAACCTCAGCCCCGTGTCTGTCACAAGATTACCTCGGTAGCCACCGGCCAAACGTTGGCGGCGATGGACTCGTACGATCGTCGTGGCGACCAACGGTACTACGGTGCTACATCGCTTCAGAATCCTAACACGGGCCGTGGTGAGCAGCGGTACGCATCGCTGGTGAACCCCAACGCGGGCGAACGAGACCGCTGGAACCTGATCGTCGGTCCGGGCAATTACTACTACATCCAGAACAGTGACACCAGGGAGTATCTGCGTGCGAGCGAAAACAACTATCTCTACCTTGTGTCCGGCCGTCCCACTGACGAGAGCTTCCTGTTCAAGCCCGACCTTGTTCAGGGCAGCTGGTCGAGCGTGTTGCTGCAGTCGGTATGCTACCGTGGTTACATTTTCGTCGAGCAGTACAGTGGCAGATCCGCCAGCTATGCAATGATGACCCACGATCTGGATCGTTGCTATCGTGAAAGTGTTTGGAGCATTAGCAGCGTCAACTGTTGA